Proteins encoded together in one Aminipila butyrica window:
- a CDS encoding DMT family transporter: protein MNRRKEITGHLFAFITIFIWGTTFISTKLLLEAFSPIEILFLRFIIGFMVLFMAYPHWLKVKEKKQELYFAAAGLCGVTLYYLLENIALTYTLASNVGVIISIAPFFTAAFAHRFLDGEKLRLQFFIGFMLAVSGIFLLSFSGSSNLQLNPLGDILAVLAAVVWSIYSVLTKKISGFHYNTIQATRRVFFYGLVFMLPALFLFGFEPNLKQLLQPVNWFNILFLGLGASALCFVTWNSAIKMLGAVKTSVYIYMVPVITVITSVIVLHETITSMAILGIMFTLAGLFLSELKISIKQKELQE from the coding sequence ATGAATAGAAGAAAAGAAATTACAGGACATTTATTTGCATTTATTACAATTTTTATTTGGGGTACAACTTTCATCTCCACAAAACTACTTTTGGAAGCCTTTTCACCAATCGAAATACTCTTCTTAAGATTCATCATCGGTTTCATGGTATTGTTCATGGCATACCCTCATTGGTTGAAAGTCAAAGAGAAAAAACAGGAATTGTATTTTGCTGCCGCCGGTTTGTGTGGTGTCACACTATATTATTTGCTCGAAAATATTGCTTTAACTTACACCTTGGCCTCCAATGTAGGAGTCATCATTTCGATCGCACCATTTTTTACTGCTGCCTTTGCACACAGGTTTTTAGATGGTGAAAAATTGAGATTACAGTTTTTTATAGGTTTTATGCTTGCTGTAAGCGGTATTTTTCTCCTCAGCTTTAGCGGAAGCAGTAACTTACAGCTGAATCCATTGGGAGATATATTGGCTGTTTTAGCTGCAGTAGTGTGGTCCATCTATTCGGTCTTGACAAAAAAAATCAGTGGTTTTCATTATAATACCATCCAAGCAACCCGGCGAGTTTTCTTTTATGGCCTGGTGTTTATGCTGCCCGCATTGTTTCTATTTGGATTTGAACCAAACCTGAAGCAATTGCTCCAGCCAGTCAATTGGTTTAATATTCTCTTCTTAGGATTAGGAGCGTCTGCTCTATGCTTTGTAACATGGAATTCTGCGATTAAAATGTTAGGGGCAGTAAAAACCAGTGTCTATATTTACATGGTTCCAGTCATAACCGTTATTACTTCTGTCATTGTACTTCATGAAACAATTACCAGCATGGCGATTTTGGGCATTATGTTTACATTGGCGGGATTATTTCTTTCGGAACTTAAAATCTCTATAAAACAAAAGGAGCTTCAAGAATGA
- a CDS encoding DUF2000 domain-containing protein, with translation MNDSTMKCVMIIDSELPIGIVANTSAILGITLGKHIPEKVGSNVTDASGQAHLGIITLPVTMLRGNKEILRNLRERLHTPEFTDLVVVDFSDIAQSCNIYAEYIAKAAITTEEDYMYLGLALYGNRKKVNKLTGSMPLLR, from the coding sequence ATGAACGATTCTACTATGAAATGTGTCATGATTATCGATTCCGAACTGCCGATTGGCATTGTCGCAAACACTTCTGCTATTCTAGGAATCACATTGGGCAAGCATATACCTGAAAAGGTTGGCTCAAATGTAACCGATGCCTCTGGTCAAGCCCATTTAGGTATTATTACCCTTCCAGTCACCATGCTTCGTGGAAATAAAGAGATATTGAGAAATTTGCGAGAACGGCTACACACCCCGGAGTTTACTGATTTGGTCGTAGTTGACTTTTCTGATATTGCGCAAAGCTGCAATATATATGCTGAATATATTGCAAAGGCAGCCATTACTACAGAGGAAGATTATATGTACTTAGGCCTTGCCCTTTATGGCAACAGGAAGAAAGTAAACAAACTAACCGGTTCTATGCCACTTTTAAGATGA